The DNA segment GCAGCGAGGATGCTCGGTTGGTTGCCCACATTTCGTTCTCACCTTCCGGCGCAACGGGTGATCTGGAAACCGTAAGGATCGTCGAGAAGGCCTTGCGGAAATCTCAAGAAAATCGATCGTTAGATTTACCCTCCGGATATGCTCTGCAAGCAGTTGGTTCATTCCAAAATCAAATCGAAGCAAACCAAAGGTTGATGTGGGTTCTACCCCTCGTCATCTTTACTAATCTGTTCATCATCTATCTGCAGTTTCGACAGCTATCCACAACGCTCATCGTTTTCGCTGGAATTCCAGTGGCTTTTGCCGGCGGTATGATTTTGCTCGCCGTCAATGACATTCAAATGAACACCGCGGTCTGGGTGGGTTTCATCGCATTATTTGGCATCGCCGTCGATGATGGCGTCGTGATTGCGACCTATCTCGAACAAGTTTTTTCTCGTCGTCGACTGAGCAACATTGCTGATCTCCGCAACGCCACGCTCGAAGCGGGCCTGATGAGAATCCGACCATGCTTAATGACCACTTTTACGACAATCATCGCCCTGATTCCTGTTTTGCTGTCTACCGGTCGCGGTGCCGATGTCGCCAAGGCTATGGCCTGGCCCGTATTTGGAGGCATGGCCGTTGAACTGTTGACGCTCTTCGTGGTTCCGGTTGTCTACTGTGGGTTCAAGGAATTGAAAATGAATCTCGGCATGCGAGATCGACATTGGAGCACTGCAGGCAATGCGCTGCTATGCGAAGAACGCCCAACTACAACATCACTCATCAACGACTAGCGATTCGTGGAGCCGTCATTTACGAAAACTCGACTTCGATCGCTTCGAAAGAATAATACAAACCAACCCTTCGCACAGATGTCAACAGTCGCCCATGACAAATCTACTCCTGGTGGAGATAACTTTCGGCCATAAGTTCTCCCAGACGCACAACACCCAATGTATCCAGCACAAGCTGTTTCGATTGCGGCGGTAAATCAAAAGCTTTGATCAGGACGAGATTGTCATCGGTTGCGGCAATTGCCTCCAAAGCTGCAGTCACATCGATCGAATTAACACTTTCGTGGTCCGTTGGTGGTTGCTGACTGACAAACCACTTCAGTGCAGGAAGCGACAAGTCTTGTCGACTCTGCTTCACCGTTGCGCCCAGCCACTCTGGCACACGCTGCCGATAGGGTGGCATTGACATTTCATTCTCGCCGAGATGGAGAAATATCCCCGCAAGCTCCACTTGATGCCCACGTTGCTCGAGTTCCCGAATCGAGTCCTGAATAAAACGAATGAATTGCGGGTACAAATGGCGACTTTTGGCGACGCTACCTTCCGGCGTCCAATCATTCATTTGCGATCCGCTATGGGTGAATTTGGCGATTGCAATATTGTCTGAAATTTCTTGTTTGAGCAAACGTCCAAAGCTCAACTCAGGTCCAAAAGTATCGTAAAACCCAGCGGGACCCAATGGCTCCCAACCAAGAGACTTCTTATATCCACCACCAATGCTGTAACGAAAGGCAATTTCCGGATTATCGTCAAGTAGATCTGAATTGGCTGTTTTCAGTTGTTGAACAAAAGCCCGCTCACCTTCCATATTGCGAAACCCGCCGAGCACGAACAACTGGACCCTCTCGTCCGCCTCATAAGGCCATCGGTCCAGCACTCGTTCACTCCTATCCTGTTTTCCAATAGTGCGCAGATAGGCATCCGCATAATTGACGCCTTGCTCCAATTGCCCCAACGTTCCGTAATGGTAATGCAATCCAACACCGCCTCCGATTTCAACGCCGACATGCGAGGTCGGCACATATTCGGCTTGGGGATCAGCCTTGGTTACAGCACGCTGACCCTGACTGATCGCATACATTCTGGGGCGAAGATCCATTCCCCAAATCGTCTTCGTACAAAGCTCTCCGATATAAAACTTGAGGTTCGGCGCTTGCAGATCGCGTCGCCATTGAGCAAGAAATTTCGCCAAGTTGTCGCCATAATTGGGCATGTATTCTTCTTCAAACATATCGTTTTCGCCTTGGTGCCAGACAAAACCTTCCAGGCGATAAGGGATTTTTTTCTGATCAAGTTTCGCGAGAGAAGCTTTCACCAGTTCCAGCGTTAAGGGATACATCTTGAATCCCTGAGGATCATCCGGATTCCAATCCCCGCCTAAATGCGTTCCACCCGCAGCACATTTTATGATCCCAATCGGAGCATCTAGATTTCGACTCAATCGACGAGCGAAACTTAACTCCGGGCCAACGACATCATTGACGGGTTGCAGATCGCCCCAACCGTCTGACGTCATTTTTTCCTCCCGGCCAATGCAGTAAGAAAACAAAACGTCAGCTTGAGTTTTCCCGAACCCAACGAAGGGTGGGAACCGATCGATATCTCGAACGTGGGAGTCAGAACCCACCATATTCGACTGGCCGGCAAAAATAAAAATACGGATCGGTTCAACATCCGCTGCGACGACTGACACATTCCAATAAAAGAAAACAGTCAAGAGCCAATACAGTTCGGTTTTCATTTTCATTTCGGTTGAACGTCTCCAACAAGATTCGAAAAATTTCACAACGCAAAACAACGGCGAGGCCGGCGAATGAGCAATCGCGTCCAGGAATTTACGTTATCAGGGACTAACAGTGCCGTCTGCCTTAGCCAAGACCTAAGCGAGAACGAATTCCCGCTTGGATCGCATGCGGTTTCGAGGTACCGTCAATATCCAAAACAAGCTCTTTCCCACGAAACAGAGCCAAGACGGGCTCTGTTTTCTCATGGTAATCTCGCAATCGATCGGTCAGAGCAGCAGGCGTATCATCCGGCCTGGTCACAAGCTGTCCGGAACACACGTCACAGGTATTTTCTCGCTCAGGTCGATGAGAGATTAGATTGTAGTCCAAACCGCACTCACTACAGAGGCGCCGCGACAGTACTCGTTGCCGCACAACTTCGTCTGACACTTGAATATGGATCACAGCATCAATGTCATAACTTTCGAGAAAGAAGCGAGCTTGCCCCACATTACGCGGAAAGCCGTCTAAGACAAATCCGTAATTCCAATCGTGATCTTCCAGTCGACGGTGCACGATGCCTTCAACGATTTCATCACTGACCAGGTCACCGTCCGCCACAATTCGCTTGACTTGTGCACCGAGTTTGGTGCGGTTCTGAATGTGCCAACGAAAAATATCGCCAACACTAATGTGTACAAGATCAAGCGTCTCTCGCAGCAACTGCGCCTGGGTTCCCTTGCCACATCCTTGAACTCCCATGATGACATATTTGTGCATATCTGCCTGCCGTTCCTTGTCATAAGTCTGTCACACGGGTCAATTCGATTCTTTCTTCGAGATTCGATACAGATGGCTTTCGCTGCGCATGAAGAAGGACTTCCCCGAGATCGCCGGTGACGCCAAAAAAATCCCATCCAGCTGATTCGTGGCGATCGAACGGAATTCGGAGTCGATTTGAATCACGATCGTTTTTCCTTCTTGGCTACAAACGTAAACATTTCGACCAACGCTGATCGGTGAAGCTCGGTAATTGCCGCCCAGTCTTTTCTGCCACAGTTGTTCTCCTGAAATCGCATTTAAACAGGTGGCAATCCCAGAATCTTTGATCAAGAACAATTGCTTACCCATCAGCAGCGGCGAGGGCACCTGCGGTATCGTTTCTGTCCGGACCCAAGCAAGGTGTTCATCCCCCAATTGCCCGCGACCATCTGGTCGAATCGCATACAGCGCGTAATGACCATCCCGCAACCCGCCAATCGCATACACCAATCCGTTTCCGAAGACAGGACGTGCAACCAGCGAGAAACAATTGTAGGGCAACCACCAAACCTCTTCCCCCGTATCGACCCGATTGGCCACCACATGGTCAGCCGGAGTACTAACGAGTAAGGACTGGCCCGCTACCTCAATCACAAGAGGCGTTGAGAATGCGATGAACGGGAGCCCTTTACGAGAAACATTCTGCTCTTCACTCGATTTCCGTTGAGCCTCTTCCAAGTGCTGACGATCCCGTCGCCAACGAATTTTTCCATTCTGTTTGTCAAAAGCCACCACGAATTGTCGATCGGACCCATCGGCACAAACAATTAATAAGCCACCAACGACAACAGGCGAATTCGCACTGCCATGCGGAGTCGAATAGATCAACGCTTGGTTGCGCCAGAGAACTTTCCCGTCCAACGACAAACAAGCAGTCCCATTACGGCCAAAATGAACATAGAGTCGGCCTTCATCAATAATCGGTGTTGGTGTTGCATGGCTGTTTTGCGAGTGAACGTGCTCTACTTCATTGCGCCGGAACACCTCGATATTGTGAACCATTTTTCCGCTTACTCGATTCACACAAATCGCTCGCAACGACCGTCCCGCCTCAACAGCCGTTGTCAACCAGATCTGGTCGCCTCGAATCACGGGCGAAGACCAGCCCACCCCGGGAATCGCTGTCTTCCAAGCAACATTTTTCGTTTCACTCCAGTGCAGCGGAAACTGCTCCGCTATCGCATGTTGATTGGCGTTTCCTTGTCCATTCGGCCCGCGAAACTGCGGCCAATCAGCAAACAAGGGAGTCGCCAGCGTTAGCACCAGAGAAACAATCGCAAGTGTCTTCCAATCAATAAATCGCATGGCAGGCGCATCCACCGTCCCCGAAAGTTATGTCAATTCACGACGCCGTGAATCTTTCCGAACTGGTCCATCATGGCCTCGTCTGACTCGAAATTCAAACTGCACGACGGATTCCACTTCTGCGTCAAGGAATTCACCGTTGTCAGATCGCGGTTCTTTATCTTATCAGCTCTCAAACTGACTCGATTGCTCATGCGAAAAATTCGACTCGAATTTGGCTTCCCTCACCAGCCTTTACCGCGTTACTCAACCGGCGAATGAGAAACTTTCAACTAATTTGCACTCGCAAAATCCTGATCTTGCCTGACGAACGGTCAACACGACGGCATGCCCCGCTGCGATGAGGAGAAGCACGCTTGAATTCCTGCTTAACGAGGTAAAAATATCAGTCTGGTTGAGAGGGGGACGCGTCGTATCCGGATATTTAAAAGGATCGCCAGTTGCACTCGCTTCACAGGTCAACATGCAACTGACCAAAATACATTCCTAACAAACAAATTCGATGGGTGTAGGTTGAGCGACACGAGAAAAAAACACAAGTTCGACACCCAACGTGAAGCACGCCGCCTACGTCAATTGGCCGAGCAGGGGCGTATTGCGACGGACAGTGATATGCCAGCGGAAGCTGTCCCCGCCGATTGCACGCGTCAGCAGCCGAACAATTCTTACGCACCGGCCCCTCGCTTTTATACGGACAAACCATTCTCGTGTATCGATTGCGGACGCGACGACACATGGACAGCGCAACAGCAAAAATGGTACTACGAGGTCGCCAAAGGATCACTCTACGCCACTGCGGTTCGCTGTCGCGATTGTCGCAAAACCCACCGAGAGCAGCGGATGCAAGGCGGTGACCCCAATCGTTGGAAACGTCCCGGAGCACTCTTAGCCGCGATTCGAAAAAAGATTGAACCGACACTGATCGAGCAGGAATTCCAATTTGATGGACGGGATTCAACCTGGATCGATTATTCTCGCCCTGGCGTGATCCTGCGATGCCTGTTTGAAGCCGAAGAACCAGCGTTGATTGCCGAGTCACTCGACCATCGAGCTGACTGTCATCAGATCACTCATATTACGCTTTCCGGCGCGAAGTCCGCAGACACGATCACGGCACGAATGGAGCAATTCACGAATGCCGTGCTTAGCTTCGTGCGATCAGTTCCTCAGATCTCACCCAGCGATTCTCCTTAGATCGTTCGCACTGCATCAGTCGGTGCTTTTCGAGTCATTCGTCGAAGACAAGAAAGCGATCAAATCAAGAATCTCGGAGCGATCAAAATTCATCAACAACCCCTCTGGCATCGTTGACAATTTGGAGACACGCCGTTCCGCGATCGTCGCAGCCGGAATATCAATTGTTTCTTTTGGCTTCAGTGGATTTGGGAGTACGGTTACTTTTTCGGCATTTTCCTGCACAACTAATCCCGTAATGATCTTGCCTTCTTCAGTCACAAACAGTTGCGTTTGATAGTCTTTGTGAATCTCGGCAGATGGCATCAGAATCTGCTGAAGCAGTTTGATACCTTGGTGTCGCTTTGCGACCCCCATAAGTTCTGGGCCAAGCTTATTCCCCTTCGCAGCAACCAGATGGCATTTGCTACAACTCGCCTCCTCGAAAATCAAACGGCCTCGATCGATCGAAGAGTGATCCAGGTCATTCAGTTCGCTCGAGAAATCCTCCGTTTTCCACATCTTCACGAAGCGACGTTTTTTCTTGGGCGTATTATCCGTGCGAACCGCCCCTGGATTGGCAACTGCATTCGAGGCTGGTGAGGCGGTCTGCTGTCCCGTTTGTTTTGGTTGGAAGGCAAAGCCAATCGGGGCAATTGACTCATTGCTGACAATCAACTCCTTCTGCTGCTCACCAAGCGCTTCATGCCAAGCGGCTACCGTGTAGCTTCCCGCCGGAAGTCCTGAAAACTCGAACTTTCCACTCTCATCACTCACGGCAAAGAAAGGATGATCCATCACAAAGATGTAAGCGGTCATCCAAGGATGAAAGTCACATTGGATTTTGATCTCGCGTTCGGCTCGCCGAAACGATTTCTTACGATCCGGTGAAGAGGCAGGCTGCGCCACATTAAAAGCTCGGTTGCGGAGAGACAGTGAACGCACATTGTGAATCAGTTGATCGCTGTTGCGCATCAATAGTTCCTGTCCCGCACGAATCCCCTGGACACGAGGTCGAAACATGCAATCGATTTGATCGAGCACTGGCAATTTGCTCAAAAGCGGATAGTCCTGCTTGGGAATCCCTTTCTTAACATAGACAAACACGTTGGCGATTCCACCGTCTTCGCCCACGATCAAGTTTTCGTCTAACAACTGTTGTTGATGTAACTCATGACAGTCGGTGGGCTTTCCATCTTTGCCTACTAATCGAATCACTTGACGCTGGGGACGTGGACCATCGAAGGTCACAACACCAGTCACTTTCCGTTCCGCGCCAAAGGCCAACTGCTGCTCAAATAATCCGGCGACGAGTGCAATCAGCACAACCCCGTTGACAGCAAATTGTGAAGATCGGTAACAAAACACTCTGACTACCATTCGCCTATTTCCCTGTCAACCGATCGCAATCGCCGTTGGTGGGCGACGCCCTTTTGGTGAGTACGTTTTTGGTGAGTGCTCTTTTGGTTACTCACCGGCCAACATTGATCTCAACGATTCACCACTTCCGTCTTCTCATTAATTAATTCGAGTTTGATGATCGAACCAAACCCGCGTTCGGTATGCCGCGCGGGACCATTTGAGTTACAGGTCCACAAATTTCCGTCCGCATCAAACTCAATTTCTCGCGTGTAGGTAACTCGAGAAGGCATACGAAATTCAACGAGGTCTTCGGTTTGCGGATCAAACCGATAAAGCGTGTCATTGCCTGTTCCACAGATCCAAACGTTCCCCTTCGGATCAATATTCAAAGCGTATGGAATCTGATTTTCGGCATCAGGCAGATCATAAACTTTCCATTCCTCTGTTTTGGGATCAAATTTACCGAATTTCCCCGAACCAAAAGCTGGCACCCAAACAATCCCATTGGCGGCCACGTGTAAGCGTCGGGGGCCTCGAAAAGGCGGATTCCATTCTCTGATGTTTCCGTCTTCCGCATTCGGGTCGATTCTTCCAATCCGATTTCCATTCAGTTTGGAATACCAGATCGATCCATCAACGGGTGAATAATCGATCCCATAGGGAGTGATACCGCGAGACTCACCTTTACCAGCACCAACCGCCTGACCGGCATGCAACAGGCGATATTCTTTTACATCAAGCGTCTGCGGATGGATGCTGAAACAGGAATTCCGACCCGCATCGGTATACCAGACCAGCCCTTCAGGATCTTGAGGGTTGATTCGCAACGTGTGCGGATAGGCACCGCGACGAGCAGGTTTTTCTGCACTCGAAGCGATCGTGAACTCCTTCGTTTTCAAATCAAACTTGGCCATCTCACCTGAGATACAAAGCGTGAACCACATATTGCCATCGTTTCCCAATTCGATTGAGTGCGGGCCACGGTACTTTCCGGGGAACCGATAGACTTTTCGCTCGCCCGTATCAGGGTTCAAGGTCACCATTGCATTTTGGCCCATATCGACACCATAAACCAAACCATCAGGACCAAGTTCAATGTCATGGATCATCGCGTTAAATCGCTCACCCATGTCCCATTCTGTGATCTTTGCTTTGGTTGCCAAACCGCTTGGTGCCGCAGGCGCCACGTACTTGGGCCATTGGGCAACCGCTTCAGGCTTGTAGGTATCGACCAGTCGCTGGACAATTGTGTCCTGCGTATGTCGATAGAGGCCGCCAAAACCATCCATGCGACGGATCATGGTCTCCCAATCAACGGGCTTTTCCGGAGTTCGAAAGCCAATCGTTCCAGCTTGATGGCAATAAGTGCACATCATTTTGAAATTTTCTTTGTCCTTCGAATTATCCCACTCGAGCATGCTGAAACCGCTATTTCCCGGTCGCTGTTCTTCCAGATCCTCCCCTGTCGCGGGCTTCATCGTAAAGGCAACGAAATTAGTGTCCGGCGTGATGTCGTCCTGCCATTCGTCGAGCTGTCCAAGCAACCGGGCACGGACCTGATATTCGATATCCCGCAGTCCATCAATCACAAAGGAACCATCCGGTTGGCTGGATACAGAAATGCTTTGCTGATGTGCTTCATCGAAGGCGGAAACCATTACCCCCCCCATCGGGTTTCCTTCCACGTCCACCACGCGGCCACGAATTGCGGCACCATTGACTTGTCCGATCAACAGCCCCTGAGTTATCAGCAGCCCAATCATTAAGCTTTTTTTCATCGTACAATCCTCAAGGACTTCGAGTCCGTCCAAGTATTTGTAGGTTACTCACACTGGAGACACACCGCTTGTCACGCAGACGGCAGGCCCCTTTTTTTACTGCGAGTCAAATCACTTCCGCAGATCCATCTACTGCTATTCGATCGTGCCCGAAGTTTCCAGCACGCTTGACTTCAAGATTAATTGACGAAACTGTTTATCAGTCACATCGTCTAACAAACAGAGAAAGGCAGTCAACTGTTCGATATCTTGATCATCTATTCGCATTTTTGCGTATTCAAGTGCGTCATCACCCGGGTCCAACTCAGTCGACTCTGGACCTGCCTTGACTTTGCGACGAATGATGCCGCGCAGTTCCCCTTTTGTCTTACCCAAATTCCTAAGGGAAGGTGTTAACTGCGGTGATTTTTCCAAATTAGTGCTGTGCCGCTTTGAATCGGTGAAGTCTGGCACGGAATGGCAAGTTTGACAGTTCCCAACACTTTGCTCACCGTCGGATCGCAAAAAAACTTTCAAGCCTTCGTAAGCCTGCTGGTCCATGCCAGGTGGTAGCTTCAACAACACACGCCCCTCTTGATTGGCAAGACGGCCAAAGATTCGACCGGCAACATCGACTGCTGTCTCACCGGCCGCGGGTTTTTCGGGTACTCGGTTCACATAAACGAATGCATCGAACAAGGAACGCTTCTGGTTGGCGAGTCGATGAACTTTGGTTCGTCGCTCAATCACCCCTTGTTGTTCCACTGACTTGGATTTTCCTGCAGGCTTTGGTTTGAGATATTGATTGAACCAATCAATCGCCAATTGCTGCGCTTCGCGACGTTTTTCACGATAGATCCCATAGTGCTTAATCCCCCGTATCGTAGCCAGCTTCTTCACACCCGTCGCCCTTTGATGGGCTAAAATCGCGTGCTCTTCATTATCAAACAACTCTTCATTTTCGGCAATAATGAACAATTTAGCACAATTTTCGCATCGCCCAATGTCTTCGATCGGTGCGTAACGCATTAACTTTTCCCATACCGGTTGCCCTCGCATGTTATTGAAATTGGCAAAAGGTTCGGGATAACCAATCCTGCCACGCGATCTCAGCATTCCCTGCTGAAAAACAAGCTTTCGCAGCTGAGGAATCTGTATGGCCCAACGAGCATCCATTGCCCCAACTTGACTCACAAATGCCTTCACGCGCGGGTCACGCGCCGCGACATAGACCACGTGACCACCGGAAAAAGACGATCCCCAAATCCCAATTCGATCCTGATCACAACGAGGCTCGCCTTGCACCCAATGGATCGCATTCATGATGTCGGTTGTTTGGTCAACCGGGTCAACAACTCCACGAACTTCAACCACTTCCGCAATCAATTTGCCGTCTTTTTCAGTCGGCTCAGCTGTTGAAATCAATCGTGCAGCGCTGTTCCCCCAACCACGATAGTCGAATGTAACAACCAGAAATCCAGCCTGCGCGAACACAATCGCATCCGGCCGCAAGGCCTCCGCCGTCCCTCCCCATCCATGACTCATAATGATCGTTGGCAAACGCCCTTCAACATCCCTAGGTAAGAACACCTCCGCCGCCATGCGAGTTCCTTCGCTGGTAATATCGGCTTGACGAAAAATAACATCCTTGGGAACGTCAAACCCAACCTTCGCTTGAGCGGATTGGGAAGCACCAGTCAAACTGCAACAAATCACAAAAATGATCGACATGATCACGAGCTGATATGACCGAGAAACTTGGCCACCCGGATCCGCATTGATCGGTCGAGATCGCCCGATTCCAAAATATCGAAATACGGAAATGAGATTACTGCGAGACAATTTCAAGATCGCATTATTACCATTACTCGGAATCATGAAGCCATTCCCCCCATACGATCATCATTCAATCCAAATTTTTTTCGGGCCAAGACGTGCAATTCAGCGCAAGACCACAACGTCCCCATTCTAGCGTTTCATCCGTGTAACCGCTTGTATCGTTTCCCCTGTCACCGTTGCCCGATATCGCAGCGTCTGATCGCATCGCAGCGTCTGATCGCGATTGCGGATAAGGGGCAGAAATCGTGGGGAAAATGACAAGCCCGTTGCGTCGCGATGAAATCAAGAGGGCAAGCGTAGCTTGCGTCATGGGAGTCCGATTACATCAAGCAGGAAAATCTCAAAAGTCATCACTCGCCCAAACCGCGTCGGCCAAGCGGCGATGGATCAACCGATCTTCGTCGATGGCCGCGAAGTCGCCAGCCGATGTCGCTGCAGCCCCCGCTGCGTAGCTACCCGCCTGAAACGCCAGCACAAGGTCGCGAGATGTGAAATCGCCATCCCCATTCCAATCGCCATCGGCCCATCCGGAGTTGATAGAGATCTCGTCTTCATATTCGCCAGCCCGAAAGACCACGACGAAGTCAGCCGAGTCAAATGTGCCGTCCAAATTCGAGTCACCATACAGCGAGCCCAAGCCCACATCGATCATCAGATTTCGATCATTCGCGTCGACAACGCCATCCCCGTTCAAATCGAACCGCAAATCACCTTGCCGCACACCTTCGGACAAAAGATCGAGATCCTTCACACCGACCGATCCATCCTGATTGAAATCAGCATCCCATGGCAACGGATCGGTCGCCCCCGGAGATCCACCTGGTTGGCTACTCGGTCGCCACCTGGAGCCGACTTCCCAGCTTTCCGGCGCTCCCCAAGGATCGCGAATCACTAACGAGTCCCCCTCCCCATCACTCGTGGTGGGCCAATCGTTTTCCGCTGGCTGATCACCATCCTCGTAACGGAATTGCAGCACGGTCCCGTTCAGCGCGTCCTCGACTTTAATGGATTCACCGCCATTGCTGAGTGCTCCCTCGAAACTCCCAGCAATGAGATCGGCGGATACTGTCGGATAGGCAGCCTGGAAAGCCGGCAGATCGCGAACCAGCAGTACGAACGCGCCTGGAACCAGTGATGTCACCTGACTGGTCGCAAACAGGAATGGATCACTTGGACCATCGGTTATCCGAACTCCTGTTAGATCGAGCGTGGTTCCGTCACTCGTATTCTGTAGCTCGATAAATTCTGTCGCATCCCCCGCACCGGCCGGATTGTAATGGATTTCGGTGACGCGTAGATACTTCTGGACGTCCGAGGTGACTGTCGGAGTCTCCAAGGTCGCCATCACGACACCTTGAGGGCTGACCAATTCCACGGTCTCAGAGCGACTCGACAAATGCCCTTGGTAGCCATCCATCACAAACAATCCCTGTCCTCCGGTTGGACCGACTTGGCGATTGCGAAATGCCAGAGCATTCGGGCTGACGAATAATGACTCCCCTGTCGGAATGACAGCTCCACCGCGGAACTGATAAGTGACACCTCCTCGCAATTCCCACCCCGAAAGATCGAACGCTTCGGGTGTAGAATTCACCAACTCTAAATATTCTTCATCCTGATTACCACTGACTGGATTCTGGTCGAATCCGCCGAATGAAATGCTGGACTGATCGGATTGAGCGTAGGGAATTCCGACGGCCGAATCATTCGGCAAGAGCCCTTCCACTAATTCGAGTGACAATAACAGATCATTACTGGTTGCACTTGAGTTGAGTAAATGAACAGCCAAGACATTGTCGGCTCCCAAATCAACTTGCGACACCATCGAGGAGATATTGAAATTCTCAAACTCGACCGCTTCTGAGTCACGATGAGACCGCCCCCTCGAATCGAAGCCGTTATCCTGCGTGCGAGTGTTGGCTCGCATCACCTCAACACCGTTCACATAGGCAATAAACCCATCGTCATACTTCATGCGCAACGTCAGATGCTCAACCGCCGACGGATCGTCTAACGAAAACGGCACACGCACCAAGACAGAAGTACAACTCGCACATGATTCAACCGGACTAACACGGGTTTGAATCAAGGATTCGTAATCCGCAGGACTACTCTCAAATCCGATCCCTAACGCCCCTGTCTTCCATTGATCTGCGTTAACAGGAAGTTCACGCCCGGTCCACGTCAGCCCGAGGTCATTGTTTGTTGGCACGAAATACTCGGCTTGATCCGTTCCCTCTGGGATCACGACCTGGTATTCCGTCTCTTGCAAATGCGAAATACTGTGAGTCTCGAAGAGATGTACTCGTCGTGGGATCAAGTAGTCCTGCTTAATTCGATCTGCAGCTTCCT comes from the Pirellulaceae bacterium genome and includes:
- a CDS encoding carboxypeptidase regulatory-like domain-containing protein, giving the protein MKKSLMIGLLITQGLLIGQVNGAAIRGRVVDVEGNPMGGVMVSAFDEAHQQSISVSSQPDGSFVIDGLRDIEYQVRARLLGQLDEWQDDITPDTNFVAFTMKPATGEDLEEQRPGNSGFSMLEWDNSKDKENFKMMCTYCHQAGTIGFRTPEKPVDWETMIRRMDGFGGLYRHTQDTIVQRLVDTYKPEAVAQWPKYVAPAAPSGLATKAKITEWDMGERFNAMIHDIELGPDGLVYGVDMGQNAMVTLNPDTGERKVYRFPGKYRGPHSIELGNDGNMWFTLCISGEMAKFDLKTKEFTIASSAEKPARRGAYPHTLRINPQDPEGLVWYTDAGRNSCFSIHPQTLDVKEYRLLHAGQAVGAGKGESRGITPYGIDYSPVDGSIWYSKLNGNRIGRIDPNAEDGNIREWNPPFRGPRRLHVAANGIVWVPAFGSGKFGKFDPKTEEWKVYDLPDAENQIPYALNIDPKGNVWICGTGNDTLYRFDPQTEDLVEFRMPSRVTYTREIEFDADGNLWTCNSNGPARHTERGFGSIIKLELINEKTEVVNR
- a CDS encoding PQQ-binding-like beta-propeller repeat protein, whose product is MRFIDWKTLAIVSLVLTLATPLFADWPQFRGPNGQGNANQHAIAEQFPLHWSETKNVAWKTAIPGVGWSSPVIRGDQIWLTTAVEAGRSLRAICVNRVSGKMVHNIEVFRRNEVEHVHSQNSHATPTPIIDEGRLYVHFGRNGTACLSLDGKVLWRNQALIYSTPHGSANSPVVVGGLLIVCADGSDRQFVVAFDKQNGKIRWRRDRQHLEEAQRKSSEEQNVSRKGLPFIAFSTPLVIEVAGQSLLVSTPADHVVANRVDTGEEVWWLPYNCFSLVARPVFGNGLVYAIGGLRDGHYALYAIRPDGRGQLGDEHLAWVRTETIPQVPSPLLMGKQLFLIKDSGIATCLNAISGEQLWQKRLGGNYRASPISVGRNVYVCSQEGKTIVIQIDSEFRSIATNQLDGIFLASPAISGKSFFMRSESHLYRISKKESN
- a CDS encoding zinc-ribbon domain-containing protein, which gives rise to MSDTRKKHKFDTQREARRLRQLAEQGRIATDSDMPAEAVPADCTRQQPNNSYAPAPRFYTDKPFSCIDCGRDDTWTAQQQKWYYEVAKGSLYATAVRCRDCRKTHREQRMQGGDPNRWKRPGALLAAIRKKIEPTLIEQEFQFDGRDSTWIDYSRPGVILRCLFEAEEPALIAESLDHRADCHQITHITLSGAKSADTITARMEQFTNAVLSFVRSVPQISPSDSP
- a CDS encoding CocE/NonD family hydrolase produces the protein MIPSNGNNAILKLSRSNLISVFRYFGIGRSRPINADPGGQVSRSYQLVIMSIIFVICCSLTGASQSAQAKVGFDVPKDVIFRQADITSEGTRMAAEVFLPRDVEGRLPTIIMSHGWGGTAEALRPDAIVFAQAGFLVVTFDYRGWGNSAARLISTAEPTEKDGKLIAEVVEVRGVVDPVDQTTDIMNAIHWVQGEPRCDQDRIGIWGSSFSGGHVVYVAARDPRVKAFVSQVGAMDARWAIQIPQLRKLVFQQGMLRSRGRIGYPEPFANFNNMRGQPVWEKLMRYAPIEDIGRCENCAKLFIIAENEELFDNEEHAILAHQRATGVKKLATIRGIKHYGIYREKRREAQQLAIDWFNQYLKPKPAGKSKSVEQQGVIERRTKVHRLANQKRSLFDAFVYVNRVPEKPAAGETAVDVAGRIFGRLANQEGRVLLKLPPGMDQQAYEGLKVFLRSDGEQSVGNCQTCHSVPDFTDSKRHSTNLEKSPQLTPSLRNLGKTKGELRGIIRRKVKAGPESTELDPGDDALEYAKMRIDDQDIEQLTAFLCLLDDVTDKQFRQLILKSSVLETSGTIE
- a CDS encoding sialate O-acetylesterase translates to MKTELYWLLTVFFYWNVSVVAADVEPIRIFIFAGQSNMVGSDSHVRDIDRFPPFVGFGKTQADVLFSYCIGREEKMTSDGWGDLQPVNDVVGPELSFARRLSRNLDAPIGIIKCAAGGTHLGGDWNPDDPQGFKMYPLTLELVKASLAKLDQKKIPYRLEGFVWHQGENDMFEEEYMPNYGDNLAKFLAQWRRDLQAPNLKFYIGELCTKTIWGMDLRPRMYAISQGQRAVTKADPQAEYVPTSHVGVEIGGGVGLHYHYGTLGQLEQGVNYADAYLRTIGKQDRSERVLDRWPYEADERVQLFVLGGFRNMEGERAFVQQLKTANSDLLDDNPEIAFRYSIGGGYKKSLGWEPLGPAGFYDTFGPELSFGRLLKQEISDNIAIAKFTHSGSQMNDWTPEGSVAKSRHLYPQFIRFIQDSIRELEQRGHQVELAGIFLHLGENEMSMPPYRQRVPEWLGATVKQSRQDLSLPALKWFVSQQPPTDHESVNSIDVTAALEAIAATDDNLVLIKAFDLPPQSKQLVLDTLGVVRLGELMAESYLHQE
- a CDS encoding nucleoside monophosphate kinase; translation: MHKYVIMGVQGCGKGTQAQLLRETLDLVHISVGDIFRWHIQNRTKLGAQVKRIVADGDLVSDEIVEGIVHRRLEDHDWNYGFVLDGFPRNVGQARFFLESYDIDAVIHIQVSDEVVRQRVLSRRLCSECGLDYNLISHRPERENTCDVCSGQLVTRPDDTPAALTDRLRDYHEKTEPVLALFRGKELVLDIDGTSKPHAIQAGIRSRLGLG